The Sandaracinus amylolyticus genomic interval AAGTTCCTGTCGCACCTGCAGATCGGCGACCTGCGCACGCTCGCGCGGAGCCGAGGAGTCTCCGCCGCGGTGAAGACCGCGGCTGCGCAGCGCGTCGCGAAGAAGGGCAGTTGATATGTCGTTCCTCAAGCGGATGTTCGGTGGTGCGAGCGCGGAGGACGAGCGTCGCGAGGGCGATCGTCTCTGGGACGCGAAGGACTTCTTCCAAGCGCGCCAGGCGTACGAGCGCGCGCTCGAGAAGGCGAAGGGCGCGAGCGAGCTGCGCGAGCACTGCGAGGCGCGCCTCGTCGCGTGCGCGGACGCGATGGCCGAGGCCCGCATCGAGGAGGCCGAGGCGCTGCGCCGCGACGGTCAGATCGAGATCGCGCGCGGTGAGCTCGCGACCGCGATCGATCTCGCGCGCAGCCCGAAGGTGCGCGAGCGCGCGCGGCGCGCGATGGAGATGCTCGAGCGTCGCGACGCCGTGGAGCAGGCGACCGCGGTGCCCGAGCTCACCGACGACGAGCGCTGGGCGGTGATCGCGGGCAACTGGGACGAGGCGCAGCTCGAGGAGCTCGACGCGCACGGCGAGGAAGCTCGCGCCGCGATCCTCGCGGTCCACGCGGTCGCCGACGAGAGCGACGTCGAGCAGCAGAAGGTGCGCGCGAAGAGCGCGCGCGCGGTGCTCGAGCGGCTCGTCGAGTCGTCGTCGTCCGACGCGGTCTATCTGTGGCTCGAGGTCGGGCGCGCGCGCCTGATCGACGGAGACGAAGAGGGCGGCGCGAAGGCGCTCGGCGCGTTCCTCGAGCGCGTGGGCGACGAGGGCAACCCCGACGCGCGCCTCGCCGCGCACGTCGCGCTCGCTGCGCTCGCGGACAAGCAGGGCGACGAGGAGAAGGCGATCGACTGGCTGCAGAAGGGCATCGACGTGATGCCCGGCGATCCGCGCCCGTTCCTGCAGCTCGGCGTGTACCTGCGTCAGAAAGGCCACGCAGAAGAGGCCGTCGAGGTGCTCGAGACCGCGATCGAGCTGATGGACGAGGATCGCCCGAGCTGGGAGGCGTACCAGGAGCTCGGCCTCGCGAAGCGCGACGCGGGCCACGACGCCGAGGCGATCGATCTGCTCGAG includes:
- a CDS encoding tetratricopeptide repeat protein → MSFLKRMFGGASAEDERREGDRLWDAKDFFQARQAYERALEKAKGASELREHCEARLVACADAMAEARIEEAEALRRDGQIEIARGELATAIDLARSPKVRERARRAMEMLERRDAVEQATAVPELTDDERWAVIAGNWDEAQLEELDAHGEEARAAILAVHAVADESDVEQQKVRAKSARAVLERLVESSSSDAVYLWLEVGRARLIDGDEEGGAKALGAFLERVGDEGNPDARLAAHVALAALADKQGDEEKAIDWLQKGIDVMPGDPRPFLQLGVYLRQKGHAEEAVEVLETAIELMDEDRPSWEAYQELGLAKRDAGHDAEAIDLLEKVLRFFVSRSRLDFPASTARPLAELHEKAGRLERAADLYRSLANGSDRANHLAYHRDAARVLTELGLLAEARRMLTRAAALAEGQPEILADVEAKIAKLDEQLG